One window of the Carnobacterium maltaromaticum DSM 20342 genome contains the following:
- a CDS encoding BglG family transcription antiterminator — translation MVLERREKEIVTILLASELTTISKIAETMHLSSKTISQSLKIIDNYFAGSGVSLIRKPKVGISLVGDRDQLNQLMQLTNQQAIPTTKEERVQYLCFKIIEQTSYFTRQELQDSLFIGKTTLEKDMNKVNEIFALFDVTIEWIPGKGSFLNLMEHEKRKLAVDLIYYFWSQNWQVVKTEESFTHTIEGVPDFAKGFVNLQMLKEIDELLQDYFSKSQPEMSDMSYHSLLLHLLVAIERIKNGQLLMDEALENQFPSNSELAKFIKVLENHFEIQLPVSEIIFINSHLNMNKLTASELIYESPNDNFVREIIKDTIVNYDEASLVGLVTHIKSVIERIRKDLPIVNPFIADVKQSFPISFEEAIQLKQKLEKTFELTIPEDETAYLAVHIQAFKERKKEENIDKIKVLLVCSSGKGTSQLLAARIRRKFPKLEISRILSIQELARTKITEDLILSTVNLEIENHTILYVSPVLSQIDQNKINKFIDEKKEVAKGTKTFARLIHQDLVFLDQPLANFEAVIHFIGKQLVRKGYVKKGIIQSAIDRESLSFTSFGKFATPHGAPELVLKSAIAFLRLKKEIKWGDAKVKYIFFICIKDESSHDLEAIYDHLLEIIDSGDKSFLAKGNQEQLLSYLKEGK, via the coding sequence ATGGTATTGGAAAGACGTGAAAAAGAGATTGTCACAATCTTGCTAGCTAGCGAGTTAACCACAATTTCAAAAATTGCTGAAACCATGCATTTATCGAGTAAGACAATTTCACAATCTTTAAAGATTATTGATAACTATTTTGCAGGAAGTGGCGTGTCCTTAATTCGCAAGCCTAAAGTTGGGATTTCATTAGTTGGAGATCGAGATCAGCTGAATCAATTAATGCAATTGACTAATCAACAGGCAATTCCAACGACAAAAGAGGAACGAGTTCAATATCTTTGTTTTAAAATTATTGAACAAACGAGTTACTTTACTCGACAGGAATTACAAGATTCTTTATTTATTGGTAAAACAACTCTTGAAAAAGATATGAATAAGGTGAATGAAATCTTTGCTTTATTTGATGTCACAATTGAATGGATTCCTGGTAAAGGTTCTTTTCTAAATCTTATGGAGCATGAAAAAAGAAAGTTAGCAGTCGATTTGATTTATTATTTCTGGAGTCAAAATTGGCAAGTTGTTAAAACTGAGGAATCTTTTACTCATACAATTGAAGGTGTTCCAGATTTTGCTAAAGGTTTTGTCAATTTGCAGATGCTGAAAGAAATTGATGAGTTGTTACAAGACTATTTTTCTAAATCTCAACCAGAAATGAGTGACATGAGCTACCATTCTTTGTTACTTCATCTCTTAGTTGCCATTGAACGTATCAAAAATGGTCAGCTTTTAATGGATGAAGCACTAGAAAATCAATTTCCTTCTAACTCTGAGTTAGCTAAATTTATTAAAGTATTAGAAAATCATTTTGAGATTCAGTTACCGGTTTCTGAGATTATATTTATTAATAGCCATTTAAATATGAATAAATTGACTGCTTCTGAATTGATTTATGAAAGCCCTAACGATAATTTTGTCAGAGAGATTATCAAAGACACTATCGTAAATTATGATGAGGCTTCATTGGTGGGGTTAGTCACCCATATTAAATCAGTCATTGAACGGATTCGTAAAGATTTACCTATTGTCAATCCTTTTATAGCAGATGTTAAGCAGAGTTTTCCCATTTCTTTTGAGGAAGCAATTCAGTTGAAGCAAAAACTAGAAAAAACATTTGAATTGACCATTCCTGAAGATGAAACAGCCTATTTAGCGGTCCATATACAAGCATTTAAAGAACGTAAGAAAGAAGAAAATATAGATAAAATAAAAGTCTTATTAGTTTGTAGTAGTGGCAAAGGGACATCACAATTGTTAGCTGCAAGAATTAGAAGGAAATTCCCTAAGCTAGAGATTTCAAGGATTCTTTCGATTCAGGAACTAGCTCGAACCAAAATTACCGAAGATTTAATTTTATCAACAGTTAATTTAGAAATTGAAAATCATACGATTTTATATGTTTCCCCAGTATTAAGTCAAATTGATCAGAATAAAATCAATAAATTTATCGATGAAAAAAAGGAAGTCGCAAAAGGTACTAAAACTTTTGCTCGCTTGATTCATCAAGATTTAGTTTTTCTTGATCAACCATTAGCTAATTTTGAAGCAGTTATTCATTTTATAGGGAAACAATTAGTTAGAAAAGGATACGTTAAAAAGGGAATTATCCAATCGGCCATTGATCGGGAAAGTCTGTCATTTACTTCTTTTGGCAAATTTGCAACCCCTCACGGAGCACCTGAACTAGTCTTAAAATCAGCGATAGCCTTTTTAAGACTAAAAAAAGAAATCAAATGGGGAGATGCGAAAGTTAAATATATTTTCTTTATTTGTATCAAAGATGAAAGCTCCCATGATTTAGAAGCGATTTATGATCATTTACTAGAAATTATTGATAGTGGCGACAAAAGTTTTTTAGCTAAAGGCAATCAAGAACAATTATTAAGTTATTTGAAAGAGGGAAAATAA
- a CDS encoding 6-phospho-beta-glucosidase, which translates to MSRNALKIVTIGGGSSYTPELIEGYIKRKDELPIKEIWLVDIEAGKEKLAVVGEMAKRMVKAAGLPWEVHLTLDRRAALKDADYVSTQFRVGLLDARIKDERIPLSHGILGQETNGAGGMFKAFRTIPVILDIINDMKELCPDAWLVNFTNPAGMVTEAAIKHGGWKKTAGLCNVPIGHRKQAAEKLGLPEEELFFKFAGINHFHWHRVWDKEGKERTAELIDLIYGPESNTESHLKNIHNVPFPYEQIKDLGLLPCGYHRYYYIEDEMLAHSVEEFKNGETRAQVVKETEARLFELYKDPNLDYKPKELEQRGGTHYSDAACELIASIQNDKRTDMVVSTENNGTITDLPYDCIVEVSGPVTGHGPEPYNWGSFPPAARGIIQVMKGMEETVIRAAIDGDYGAALHAFTINPLVPGGTMARTLLDELLVAHKEHLPQFADKIKDIEENQPETVAYVTELMKSN; encoded by the coding sequence ATGTCGAGAAATGCATTAAAGATTGTAACTATTGGTGGCGGTTCAAGTTATACGCCAGAATTAATTGAGGGCTACATCAAACGTAAAGATGAGCTACCTATTAAAGAGATTTGGCTAGTAGATATTGAAGCAGGTAAAGAAAAATTAGCCGTTGTTGGTGAAATGGCAAAACGGATGGTCAAGGCAGCTGGTTTACCTTGGGAAGTTCATTTGACATTAGATCGTCGCGCAGCATTGAAAGATGCCGACTATGTATCAACTCAATTCCGTGTTGGATTATTAGATGCTCGGATTAAAGATGAACGTATTCCTTTATCACATGGGATTTTAGGGCAAGAAACAAATGGTGCAGGTGGAATGTTTAAAGCATTCCGTACGATTCCAGTTATTTTAGATATTATTAACGACATGAAAGAATTATGTCCAGATGCTTGGTTAGTCAACTTTACAAACCCTGCAGGAATGGTGACAGAGGCAGCGATTAAACATGGTGGTTGGAAGAAAACAGCTGGTTTATGTAATGTTCCAATTGGACATCGTAAACAAGCTGCTGAAAAACTAGGCTTACCAGAAGAAGAGTTATTCTTCAAATTTGCTGGGATTAATCATTTCCATTGGCATCGTGTTTGGGATAAAGAAGGAAAAGAACGTACGGCTGAGCTGATTGATTTAATTTATGGACCAGAAAGCAATACTGAAAGTCACTTGAAAAATATTCATAATGTACCATTCCCTTATGAGCAAATTAAAGATTTAGGCTTATTGCCATGTGGATATCATCGTTATTACTATATTGAAGATGAAATGTTGGCTCATTCTGTTGAAGAATTTAAAAATGGAGAAACAAGAGCACAAGTTGTAAAAGAAACGGAAGCTCGTTTATTTGAACTTTATAAAGATCCTAACCTAGACTATAAACCAAAAGAATTAGAGCAACGTGGTGGAACTCACTATAGTGATGCTGCTTGTGAACTGATTGCGTCAATTCAAAATGATAAACGCACAGATATGGTTGTTTCAACTGAAAATAATGGAACAATTACAGATTTACCATATGATTGTATCGTTGAAGTTTCTGGACCGGTAACTGGACATGGACCAGAGCCTTACAATTGGGGTTCATTCCCACCAGCAGCTCGTGGAATTATTCAAGTAATGAAAGGAATGGAAGAAACAGTTATTCGTGCAGCTATTGATGGCGATTACGGTGCTGCTTTACATGCCTTCACTATTAATCCATTAGTGCCAGGTGGAACAATGGCTAGAACTTTATTAGACGAATTATTAGTTGCTCATAAAGAGCATTTACCACAATTCGCTGATAAGATTAAAGATATTGAAGAAAATCAACCAGAAACAGTTGCGTATGTAACTGAGTTGATGAAAAGTAATTAA